The Aspergillus chevalieri M1 DNA, chromosome 5, nearly complete sequence genome includes a region encoding these proteins:
- a CDS encoding alpha-ketoacid dehydrogenase kinase family protein (COG:T;~EggNog:ENOG410PM14;~InterPro:IPR003594,IPR018955,IPR036890,IPR036784, IPR039028,IPR004358,IPR005467;~PFAM:PF10436,PF02518;~go_function: GO:0004672 - protein kinase activity [Evidence IEA];~go_function: GO:0016772 - transferase activity, transferring phosphorus-containing groups [Evidence IEA];~go_process: GO:0016310 - phosphorylation [Evidence IEA]), which translates to MVMAAVRQLQTLFRNRQQCYRAVFHTRNYTSPAKDTAYSFPSFASGANDEVARLAATRRRPLTLADLLKHGRPPLSENALLSSANFTLSLLPARLASRIQALRNLPFIVVSNPHVSRIYNNYLHSLSTLLPYQQRKITTLDEEKQFADVLADLVHTHTNTIPILARGFLECRKYIDPAEVTRFLDTHLRARIGTRLIAEQHLAFHFASQPAKDSSSAPKESVPSNYVGVIDSTLQPARIIKYCEDFVGEICELKYGVRPEVVIGGQPEASFAYVPVHMEYIITELLKNAFRAVIENGQEHAPIEVTIAPAPDVPGNHIHEVYDKHTQEPRESQNDTDVGFHVDTVVGTADANESVRHSNPSSQSITIRIRDRGGGIPPEVLPNIWSYSFTTFSDIDPQGSENGNVDALNTISASSGHLSSIAGLGYGLPLSRAYAEYFGGSIAIQSLWGWGTDVYLTLQGVGKMA; encoded by the exons ATGGTGATGGCCGCCGTGCGACAACTGCAGACATTGTTCAGGAACAGACAGCAATGCTACAGGGCCGTTTTTCACACGCGCAACTATACATCTCCAGCCAAAGACACCGCATACTCGTTTCCATCGTTCGCCAGCGGAGCCAACGATGAGGTCGCCCGTCTTGCGGCTACCAGGCGTCGGCCATTGACGCTAGCCGATCTCCTCAA ACATGGACGCCCGCCATTGTCAGAGAATGCGCTTCTCAGTTCGGCAAACTtcaccctctccctcctccctgCTCGATTAGCATCTCGAATCCAGGCCCTGCGGAATTTGCCCTTCATCGTTGTCTCGAATCCCCATGTGTCCAGGATTTATAACAACTACCTCCATTCGCTGTCGACCCTTCTCCCGTACCAGCAGCGGAAGATCACGACCCTAGATGAAGAAAAACAATTTGCGGACGTGCTGGCAGACCTCGTACATACACATACGAATACAATCCCGATACTCGCACGCGGATTCCTCGAATGCAGGAAATACATCGATCCAGCAGAGGTAACGCGGTTTCTGGATACTCATCTACGCGCACGGATCGGAACTCGGTTGATTGCGGAGCAGCACCTGGCTTTCCACTTCGCCTCGCAGCCAGCTAAAGATAGCAGCTCAGCACCGAAAGAATCAGTCCCCTCCAACTACGTCGGGGTCATTGATTCGACATTGCAGCCAGCGCGCATTATCAAATACTGTGAGGATTTCGTGGGCGAGATATGCGAGTTGAAGTATGGCGTGCGCCCGGAAGTGGTGATTGGGGGACAGCCGGAGGCTTCGTTTGCATATGTTCCCGTGCATATGGAATACATTATCACGGAACTGTTGAAGAATGCGTTCAGAGCTGTGATTGAGAACGGCCAAGAACACGCACCTATTGAGGTTACTATCGCACCTGCGCCGGATGTCCCTGGGAATCATATTCACGAAGTCTATGATAAGCATACGCAAGAACCCCGCGAGTCTCAGAATGACACTGACGTGGGTTTCCACGTTGATACGGTCGTTGGAACAGCGGACGCCAACGAATCAGTCCGACACTCCAACCCTTCCTCGCAAAGCATTACGATTAGGATCCGTGATCGAGGCGGTGGCATTCCCCCGGAGGTTTTGCCAAACATCTGGTCCTACAGTTTTACCACCTTCTCCGATATTGATCCCCAAGGCTCGGAAAATGGAAATGTTGATGCACTCAACACCATCTCTGCCAGCAGTGGACATCTCAGTAGCATTGCCGGACTGGGGTATGGTTTGCCTTTGAGCAGAGCGTACGCAGAGTATTTTGGAGGTAGCATTGCTATCCAAAGTCTTTGGGGCTGGGGAACTGATGTTTACTTGACCTTGCAAGGGGTTGGGAAGATGGCTTGA
- a CDS encoding flavin-containing monooxygenase (COG:P;~EggNog:ENOG410PJRR;~InterPro:IPR036188), translating to MDLEPNSHPDTSMFSLLDDSYVNQIRTRYAEERLRRLHPKGNAQYADLELDPDIETETTSYISIDNDDFPACEEFKNDTDNIPEIDHQRIVIVGAGFGGLLNAVRLLQTGDFEPKDILFLDAASGFGGTWCWNEYPGLMCDIESYIYMPLLEETGYMPSHKYVSGVEIKEHAYRIARMYGLYHRALLCTSVSSLVWDEHEMNWTVKAVQHRHQGIFPLTFSADFVILTANPVSIPKLPNIDGISDFQGKKFHTARWDYKVTGGSADLPVLQKLRDKKVAIIGTGATAVQAIPHLAEWSRKLYVFQRTPSAVDRRDNCPTEPQWWAGVVSQGPGWQAKRMENFNHFISNAPNLPDIDLVNDEWSRARSYSALVGGPQNRKPGYLKEMEMVDLLRQDKIRNRVSQVVERKKTADLLKPWYSGWCKRPCFHDEYLQAFNNPNVELIDTNGKGVVCVTQKGVVTNQIEYEVDVLIFATGYNASGRTTPDARLDMFISGRGQKSMRMAWKDGVATLHGLMTRDFPNLFFPGPNQAGITANYTYFLDQMAKHVSYIISNATKKQGPYKVTIEPSVKGQEAWSREVMIRAGGLAGMANCTPGYLNMEGEFDSPKAPEEIVKAARAIHWAEGVMSWVKIVEGWREKGGMEGLEVKRLKKIIVDLN from the coding sequence ATGGACCTCGAACCAAACTCCCACCCTGATACCTCCATGTTCAGCCTCCTCGATGACTCCTATGTCAATCAAATCCGTACTAGATACGCTGAAGAACGCCTTCGCCGTCTCCACCCCAAGGGCAACGCCCAATACGCCGATCTCGAACTCGACCCCGATATCGAAACCGAGACGACATCCTACATAAGTATAGACAATGACGACTTTCCAGCCTGTGAGGAATTTAAAAATGACACTGACAACATTCCCGAGATCGACCATCAACGCATCGTGATCGTGGGTGCTGGCTTTGGTGGGTTGCTGAATGCCGTGAGACTGCTGCAGACGGGGGACTTTGAGCCTAAGGATATTTTGTTTCTGGATGCGGCTTCGGGATTTGGGGGGACGTGGTGCTGGAATGAGTATCCTGGGTTGATGTGTGATATTGAGAGCTATATCTACATGCCCCTGTTGGAAGAGACGGGGTACATGCCTTCTCACAAGTACGTGTCAGGTGTTGAGATCAAAGAGCATGCTTACCGGATTGCTCGCATGTATGGTCTCTATCATCGTGCCCTGCTGTGTACAAGTGTGAGCAGCTTGGTTTGGGACGAGCATGAGATGAATTGGACTGTCAAGGCGGTTCAACACCGTCACCAGGGTATTTTCCCATTGACCTTCAGTGCTGACTTTGTCATCCTAACTGCGAACCCGGTGAGTATTCCCAAGTTGCCCAATATCGACGGTATTTCAGACTTCCAGGGCAAGAAATTTCACACGGCACGCTGGGATTACAAGGTCACTGGCGGATCCGCAGACCTCCCTGTTCTGCAGAAGCTGCGCGACAAGAAAGTGGCTATCATCGGTACCGGTGCGACTGCTGTGCAGGCCATCCCTCATCTTGCGGAATGGTCGCGGAAGTTGTATGTTTTTCAGCGTACTCCATCTGCTGTGGACCGACGTGATAATTGTCCGACGGAACCCCAATGGTGGGCGGGGGTTGTCTCGCAGGGTCCAGGCTGGCAGGCAAAGCGCATGGAGAACTTCAACCACTTCATCAGCAACGCGCCCAACCTGCCTGACATTGACCTTGTGAACGACGAATGGAGCCGCGCTCGTTCGTACAGCGCCCTAGTCGGGGGTCCCCAGAACCGGAAACCAGGATATCTGAAGGAAATGGAAATGGTTGACCTTCTCCGCCAGGACAAAATCCGCAACCGCGTCTCCCAAGTCGTCGAGCGCAAGAAAACCGCAGATCTCCTGAAACCCTGGTACTCCGGTTGGTGCAAACGGCCTTGCTTCCACGACGAATATCTCCAAGCCTTCAACAACCCGAATGTGGAACTCATCGACACGAATGGCAAAGGCGTCGTCTGTGTTACTCAGAAAGGCGTAGTCACGAACCAAATCGAATATGAAGTCGACGTACTAATCTTCGCGACGGGCTACAATGCCAGCGGGCGGACGACCCCCGATGCTCGTTTGGATATGTTCATCTCAGGACGTGGCCAAAAGTCGATGCGCATGGCTTGGAAGGATGGGGTTGCTACTTTGCACGGATTGATGACTCGCGATTTTCCgaatctcttcttccccggCCCGAATCAGGCTGGCATCACAGCGAACTATACCTACTTTCTCGATCAGATGGCGAAGCATGTTTCTTACATCATCTCAAACGCTACTAAGAAGCAGGGTCCGTATAAGGTCACCATCGAACCTTCTGTCAAGGGTCAAGAGGCGTGGTCCAGGGAGGTTATGATACGCGCTGGTGGACTTGCGGGAATGGCTAACTGTACGCCTGGATATCTCAATATGGAGGGTGAGTTTGATAGTCCCAAGGCGCCGGAAGAGATTGTCAAGGCGGCGCGAGCGATACACTGGGCTGAGGGCGTGATGAGCTGGGTGAAAATCGTTGAGGGCTGGCGGGAGAagggagggatggagggattgGAAGTAAAGCGGTTGAAGAAGATCATTGTCGATTTAAACTAA
- a CDS encoding putative 2-methylcitrate dehydratase (PrpD) (COG:S;~EggNog:ENOG410Q0A5;~InterPro:IPR042183,IPR036148,IPR042188,IPR005656;~PFAM:PF03972;~go_function: GO:0016829 - lyase activity [Evidence IEA]): MTQYDQPIIDITNYIYTPLHPSSPALSAARTALLDALGCTIQTVSSSAEARKLIGPVVNSTHVPDGFRLPGTGYRLDPVKGAFDMGVLIRYLDYNDALWGREWGHPSDNIGAILSVSDWLSRTTKDNKHTGPPLTIQTLLIAITKAYEIQGLHQLHNAFNAYGIDHVILVKLASAAVTAWLLGLSQTQAMAAISHVWMDGHPSRVYRSGSNTIPRKGWAAGDACMRAVHLALLVRAGQVGAGEALSAVPYGFLERTFGTKGFVMPQAFGDWAVQNVLFKVMPVEGHGIAAVEAALVQGSRMRESGMRVEEDIMRVKVRATAAADLIINKKGVLRNAADRDHCIQYVIAVALLKGHAPEVGDYADGSYWAQSVAVDSMRERIEVTADEGLTKDYLDLEKRSIGAGLTVYLRDGRVLDEVLVEYPIGHVKNPATGDAVREKFGRNMRVMFSDTEIARIVEAVQVDDLRISDFVDLFARDAPESRL, from the exons ATGACCCAATACGACCAACCCATAATCGATATAACAAACTACATCTACACGCCCCTCCACCCCTCTTCACCTGCCCTCTCCGCAGCCCGAACCGCCCTCCTCGACGCCTTAGGCTGCACCATCCAAACCGTCTCCAGCAGTGCAGAAGCCCGTAAACTCATTGGTCCCGTCGTCAATAGTACACATGTACCTGATGGATTCAGGTTACCCGGGACGGGGTACCGCTTGGATCCAGTGAAGGGGGCGTTTGATATGGGTGTGTTGATTAGGTATTTGGATTATAATGATGCATTGTGGGGGAGGGAGTGGGGGCATCCTTCTG ATAACATCGGCGCCATACTATCCGTATCGGACTGGCTCAGCCGAACCACCAAAGACAACAAACACACCGGACCCCCTCTAACCATCCAAACCCTCCTAATCGCAATAACAAAAGCCTACGAAATCCAAGGCCTTCACCAACTCCACAACGCCTTCAACGCCTACGGCATTGACCATGTCATCCTCGTCAAACTCGCCTCCGCAGCTGTAACGGCCTGGCTCCTCGGTCTCTCGCAGACACAGGCGATGGCTGCAATTTCGCACGTGTGGATGGACGGGCATCCGAGTCGGGTATATCGTTCTGGGTCTAATACGATACCAAGGAAAGGCTGGGCGGCTGGAGATGCGTGCATGCGGGCTGTGCATCTTGCGTTGCTTGTGAGGGCGGGACAGGTTGGTGCGGGAGAGGCGTTGAGTGCGGTTCCGTATGGGTTTTTGGAGAGGACCTTCGGTACGAAGGGATTTGTGATGCCGCAAGCATTTGGGGATTGGGCTGTGCAGAATGTTTTGTTCAAAGTTATGCCTGTTGAGGGACATGGGATTGCTGCTGTGGAGGCGGCGTTGGTGCAGGGGTCACGGATGAGGGAGAGTGGGATGAGGGTTGAGGAGGATATTATGAGGGTTAAGGTGAGGGCTACTGCTGCGGCGGACTTGATTATCAATAAGAAAGGCGTGCTGAGGAATGCGGCGGATCGGGATCATTGTATTCAGTATGTTATTGCGGTTGCGTTGTTGAAGGGGCATGCGCCGGAGGTGGGGGATTATGCGGATGGGAGTTATTGGGCGCAGAGTGTAGCGGTGGATTCTATGCGCGAGAGGATTGAGGTTACGGCGGATGAGGGGCTTACGAAGGATTATCTGGATTTGGAGAAGAGGAGCATTGGAGCTGGGTTGACCGTGTATTTGAGAGATGGGAGAGTTTTGGATGAGGTGTTGGTGGAGTATCCGATTGGGCATGTGAAAAATCCGGCGACGGGTGATGCTGTTAGGGAGAAATTTGGAAGGAACATGAGGGTTATGTTTTCGGATACGGAGATTGCGAGGATTGTTGAGGCTGTTCAGGTGGATGATTTGAGGATTTCGGATTTTGTTGATTTGTTTGCGAGAGATGCGCCGGAGTCAAGGTTATAG
- a CDS encoding IQ calmodulin-binding motif protein (COG:S;~EggNog:ENOG410PFDV;~InterPro:IPR001736,IPR025202;~PFAM:PF13091;~TransMembrane:1 (o20-37i);~go_function: GO:0003824 - catalytic activity [Evidence IEA]): protein MPAIIQDLLEYTASASLLKHSVFFILAATAFLVLRAAKSENRTCSEMVPENVHRLCASDRTVTSELARDPTQHPLGIFHRLYRGQKCKKTTVSSQRESAHDAQDSLQRAYDCGRWGTAKPSTLFLKIYHDALCTLEKNPMAGVVSPPLIGRHGVVPLTIVAPLPDICRHMANCIARAETEVFLATNFWIHSDASTLITNSFRELSRRAGKRGTKVVVKMIYDRGDPRQIFQNHLMVSEKQYAGGQVRLPSPEEIPNVDLQVINYHRPIFGTFHAKFMIVDRRIALLQSNNIQDNDNLEMMVRVEGPIVDSLYDSALVSWGRRLGEPLPLLASPASSTPAWKLSASEPESSSDCSGREAPPQLTADHPLYDVDMQQETQRVNGSLEPLPGMSRTEAVTRHLNTTLQPGTTGDAPNRDQDLRMKPYVLSPPHEPFPMALVNREPCGSPNYSSIYTPQNSAFLSAIRHAKHSIFIQTPNMNAEPILEPLLDAVRRGVVVTCYLCLGYNDAGQLLPFQNGTNEMIANRLYKCLRTNEEWSRLRIFNYIGKDQTKPIHNCFKRRSCHIKLMIIDESVAIQGNGNLDTQSFYHSQEINILYDSPTICRSWLDTINRNQNTALYGAVSSKDGCWHDPETGKLPEGSIGINPGRFSWVKGIVGAVQRVRGAGGF from the exons ATGCCGGCCATAATACAGGACTTACTCGAATACACGGCCTCAGCTTCTCTTTTAAAACACTCCGTCTTCTTCATTCTCGCTGCTACTGCTTTCTTGGTGCTTCGTGCAGCCAAGAGTGAGAATCGAACGTGTTCTGAGATGGTCCCAGAGAACGTGCATCGTCTCTGCGCCAGTGACCGAACTGTTACCTCGGAGCTCGCCCGCGACCCAACGCAACACCCACTTGGGATTTTTCACAGATTATATCGCGGCCAGAAATGCAAAAAAACGACTGTTTCGTCACAAAGAGAGTCTGCTCATGATGCCCAGGATAGTCTGCAAAGAGCGTACGACTGCGGACGTTGGGGTACCGCAAAACCAAGTACTTTGTTCCTGAAG ATTTATCACGATGCCCTCTGTACGCTGGAAAAGAACCCGATGGCAGGCGTCGTCTCCCCGCCGCTAATCGGTCGCCACGGAGTCGTTCCCTTGACGATTGTAGCGCCTCTGCCCGATATCTGCCGTCATATGGCGAATTGCATCGCACGAGCTGAGACCGAGGTTTTCCTAGCGACCAATTTCTGGATTCATTCGGACGCGTCGACGTTGATCACCAATTCTTTCAGAGAGCTGTCGAGACGGGCCGGAAAGCGCGGTACCAAGGTGGTTGTCAAGATGATATACGATCGGGGAGATCCGCGACAGATATTTCAGAATCATCTCATGGTCAGTGAGAAGCAGTATGCTGGTGGACAGGTCAGATTGCCGTCTCCGGAGGAGATCCCCAACGTCGATCTTCAGGTCATCAATTACCACAGACCCATCTTCGGTACATTTCACGCGAAATTCATGATCGTTGATCGAAGGATTGCCCTGCTTCAGAGCAACAATATCCAGGACAACGACAATCTCGAGATGATGGTTCGCGTCGAGGGGCCAATTGTTGATTCGCTCTACGATAGTGCATTGGTGTCATGGGGTCGGCGATTGGGAGAGCCTCTCCCGTTGCTCGCATCACCCGCCAGCTCGACTCCTGCTTGGAAATTGTCAGCAAGCGAGCCTGAGAGCTCTTCGGATTGTAGTGGGAGAGAGGCACCACCACAACTCACTGCAGACCATCCTCTTTATGATGTCGACATGCAGCAAGAGACGCAGAGAGTCAATGGAAGCCTTGAGCCTTTACCCGGGATGTCACGGACTGAAGCAGTGACTCGTCATCTTA ACACCACACTCCAGCCTGGAACTACAGGAGATGCCCCGAACCGTGACCAAGACCTCCGGATGAAACCCTACGTCCTGTCGCCACCGCATGAGCCATTTCCGATGGCGCTtgtcaatcgagaaccatgtGGAT CACCTAACTACAGCAGCATCTATACCCCCCAGAATTCGGCTTTCCTCTCCGCCATCAGACACGCAAAGCATTCCATCTTTATTCAGACACCAAATATGAATGCAGAACCGATCCTCGAGCCTCTTCTGGATGCAGTCCGCCGGGGTGTCGTCGTCACCTGCTATCTCTGCCTGGGATACAACGACGCAGGGCaacttcttcctttccagAACGGAACAAACGAGATGATTGCAAATCGGCTATACAAGTGTCTTCGCACAAATGAAGAGTGGTCCAGACTACGGATATTCAACTACATCGGCAAGGACCAGACAAAACCAATTCATAACTGCTTCAAACGTCGGAGTTGTCACATCAAGCTCATGATCATCGATGAGAGCGTCGCCATTCAGG GAAATGGCAATCTTGACACTCAATCCTTCTACCACAGCCAAGAAATCAACATACTCTATGATTCACCCACAATCTGTCGCTCCTGGCTTGATACTATCAACAGAAACCAGAACACTGCTTTATATGGCGCTGTAAGTAGCAAAGATGGGTGCTGGCATGATCCTGAGACCGGGAAACTTCCCGAGGGGTCTATTGGAATCAACCCCGGGAGATTCAGCTGGGTCAAGGGGATTGTTGGGGCGGTACAGAGAGTCAGGGGTGCTGGTGGATTTTGA
- a CDS encoding DUF1772 domain-containing protein (COG:S;~EggNog:ENOG410PT1Y;~PFAM:PF08592;~TransMembrane:3 (o20-38i105-122o161-179i)) produces the protein MTEYPTALRVAQAVGISGSIWLSGNICGLSAIAIPVFFRSRREHGEKDDIPQTKLARQWQYFYDHGKAQNPPIAAVTACAYAYLGWAVASRSELFSRFAGANTGLFYRLAGFLTLGIMPWTLGFMMPTNYKLTEIAQGLDGKEVSDEEFDGLLSYWQVTNAIRGLFPLAGGVLGLLTALL, from the exons ATGACAGAGTATCCGACAGCGCTACGCGTGGCGCAAGCCGTCGGCATCAGTGGGTCCATTTGGCTTTCCG GAAATATCTGCGGTCTCTCAGCCATCGCCATACCCGTATTCTTCCGCTCCAGACGAGAACACGGGGAAAAAGATGATATCCCGCAGACGAAGCTAGCCCGGCAGTGGCAGTACTTCTACGACCACGGAAAAGCACAGAACCCGCCTATCGCTGCTGTTACTGCATGTGCGTATGCGTATTTGGGCTGGGCTGTTGCTTCGCGGAGCGAGCTATTTTCTCGGTTTGCTGGGGCGAACACAGGACTTTTTTATCGGCTTGCGGGGTTCTTGACTCTGGGGATTATGCCGTGGACGTTGGGGTTTATGATGCCGACGAATTATAAGCTCACGGAGATTGCCCAGGGTTTGGATGGGAAGGAGGTTAGTGATGAGGAGTTTGATGGGTTGTTGAGTTACTGGCAGGTAACTAATGCTATTCGGGGGTTGTTTCCGCTTGCTGGGGGCGTTTTGGGACTTTTGACTGCATTGTTATAG
- a CDS encoding ankyrin repeat domain-containing protein (COG:M;~EggNog:ENOG410PJJV;~InterPro:IPR002110,IPR020683,IPR036770;~PFAM:PF12796,PF00023,PF13637,PF13857;~go_function: GO:0005515 - protein binding [Evidence IEA]) — protein MWRAIKLGCEEALLNFIAQGANVQQCERVVKGMNGNENSSESERDPVEGSETSSSSDLTEYSPSSPEEGMGQQEEINAGENDDEEDGDEEDVDNSSEFDSSEYPLNEYHSIEDYSSDDSSNEYDLSENGSSEDDSSGDDYGPSFFGSDSEMKRVLQRTQKERHRYSSCNCYRDEPPVCLAARIGHVGIMKILLVHGVHPNTRNWTFKTPLMIAARYGQTAIVTLLLNTGIISLNAHDDRQQCALSLAAQHGHTEVVKTLLAHPQINPDPCSKYLRRYGLQNCGYREGSPLIQAIQGQHLEIVRLLLNKGVDPRIGDEDNTSALSLAAADGNLEIVRILLDKGAAFDAWGLLDKGPLFEAAEEGHVEVVRLLFERGAADPYLEDDEGQTPLDVAKECGHTAVVDYFEGRI, from the coding sequence ATGTGGAGGGCCATAAAACTGGGATGTGAGGAAGCCTTGCTGAATTTCATTGCTCAGGGGGCCAATGTGCAGCAATGCGAGCGAGTGGTCAAGGGGATGAATGGAAATGAGAACAGTTCGGAGTCTGAGAGGGATCCTGTGGAAGGTTCTGaaacctcatcttcctcggaTTTAACTGAATATTCGCCATCATCGCCAGAAGAAGGGATGGgacaacaagaagaaattaATGCTGGAGAAAatgacgacgaagaagatggggatgaggaggatgtgGATAACTCGAGCGAATTTGATTCGAGCGAGTACCCTTTGAACGAGTACCATTCGATTGAGGATTATTCGAGCGATGACAGTTCGAATGAATATGATTTGAGTGAGAATGGCTCCAGTGAGGACGATTCCAGTGGAGACGATTATGGTCCATCCTTCTTCGGTAGCGACTCGGAGATGAAGAGGGTGCTGCAGCGTACTCAAAAGGAGCGCCATCGCTATTCGTCATGCAATTGTTATCGCGACGAGCCACCTGTCTGCCTGGCTGCGCGCATCGGCCATGTGGGAATCATGAAGATTCTCCTTGTGCATGGCGTCCATCCAAACACCCGAAACTGGACTTTCAAAACACCGTTGATGATCGCGGCCCGGTACGGTCAGACAGCAATAGTGACTCTCTTACTGAACACCGGTATCATATCACTGAACGCGCATGACGACCGCCAGCAGTGTGCATTATCTCTGGCTGCTCAACATGGGCACACTGAAGTGGTGAAAACCTTACTGGCTCATCCGCAGATTAACCCGGACCCTTGCTCAAAGTATCTCCGTCGGTACGGCTTGCAGAATTGCGGTTACCGGGAAGGATCCCCCTTAATCCAGGCGATCCAAGGCCAGCATCTAGAGATTGTGCGGTTGTTGCTGAACAAGGGCGTGGATCCGAGAATAGGAGATGAAGACAATACTTCAGCGCTGTCCTTGGCCGCAGCTGATGGTAATCTGGAAATTGTACGAATTTTGTTGGATAAGGGTGCAGCGTTCGACGCCTGGGGGCTCTTGGATAAGGGCCCTCTTTTTGAAGCCGCGGAAGAGGGTCACGTCGAAGTGGTTCGGCTCCTGTTTGAGAGAGGCGCGGCAGATCCGTATCTAGAGGATGACGAGGGCCAAACGCCGTTGGACGTGGCGAAAGAGTGTGGGCATACTGCCGTGGTCGATTACTTCGAGGGTCGAATCTAA